The sequence ACTCTGTAGCTAACCGTACCTATGACAAGGGTGTGGAATTTGCGCAAAAATATGGCATCGAGAAAGTTTATGAAGAAATCGATCAAGTATTTGAGGATCCTGAGGTAGATATTATCTATATTTCTACGCCTCACAATACCCATATCAATTATTTGAGAAAGGCCTTGAAAGCGGGCAAACATGTCCTATGTGAAAAGTCTATTACGCTTAATTCAGAAGAATTAGCAGAAGCCATTCAACTGGCAGAGGAAAACCAGGTTATCCTGGCAGAAGCCATGACCATTTTCCATATGCCTATTTACCGTAAGCTGCATGAAGTAGTTGCCAGTGGCAAACTGGGTGTATTGAAGATGATCCAGATGAACTTTGGTAGCTACAAGGAATACGACATGACCAACCGCTTTTTCAATAAGAGCTTGGCAGGCGGTGCCCTCTTGGATATTGGGGTCTACGCCCTGTCCTTTGTCCGTTGGTTTATGACGGAAAAGCCTAGCCAGGTTTTGTCCCAGGTCAAATTAGCTCCGACAGGTGTGGACGAGCAGGTAGGGATTTTGCTCAGCAATGATGCAGGAGAAATGGCGACCATCGCCCTGACCCTCCATGCCAAACAGCCAAAACGGGGCACCATTGCCTACGACAAGGGCTACATCGAGCTTTACGAGTATCCTCGTGGTCAGAAAGCAGTCATTACCTATACTGAAAACGGTAGTCAAGAAGTAATCGAAGCGGGCGAGACAGCCAAGGCTCTTTCTTATGAAGTGGCGGATATGGAAAAAGCTGTCGCAGGCATCGAAAACACCATGCACCTAGCCTACACCCAAGATGTCATGGAGATCATGACCCAACTCCGAAAAGAATGGGGCTTGGTTTATCCAGAAGAAGAATAGAACCCCAGCTCGAAAGAAGAAAGTCAGTGTAAAAGCAATCATTTAGAACAGGATAGGTAGCCTGTTCTTTTTTTGTATCTTGCCTAAAAATCAATGAAAAATGAGAAAAATATTATAGGTCTTTTAAATAGGAAGAAGAGTGCAATATTGAGCTTTTTAGTCAAAAAATGACAATATTTTGGAATATTCAATAATATTATAGTATGGTTACAATACCGTTACAAAACAATTATTTACTTGTAAAAAGAAACAAAAAGCACTACAATTGTTGTAATAATATGTCAACATAACAAAAGCTGGGCGTGAGAAGGGAGGAGAAAGAATTTCGCTTGGCAACAAATTTTATGGAGGAAAGTATGAAACACATCAAAAA is a genomic window of Streptococcus sp. 29896 containing:
- a CDS encoding Gfo/Idh/MocA family protein; the encoded protein is MGQEVNFRWATLGTGIIANELVQALQAMGGNLYSVANRTYDKGVEFAQKYGIEKVYEEIDQVFEDPEVDIIYISTPHNTHINYLRKALKAGKHVLCEKSITLNSEELAEAIQLAEENQVILAEAMTIFHMPIYRKLHEVVASGKLGVLKMIQMNFGSYKEYDMTNRFFNKSLAGGALLDIGVYALSFVRWFMTEKPSQVLSQVKLAPTGVDEQVGILLSNDAGEMATIALTLHAKQPKRGTIAYDKGYIELYEYPRGQKAVITYTENGSQEVIEAGETAKALSYEVADMEKAVAGIENTMHLAYTQDVMEIMTQLRKEWGLVYPEEE